A region of Necator americanus strain Aroian chromosome I, whole genome shotgun sequence DNA encodes the following proteins:
- a CDS encoding hypothetical protein (NECATOR_CHRI.G4091.T1), with the protein MTYGASRRVKGRLLSVIQGEISGTTPIGLHSPRPRTASAPPEIRATSDSWSDAFNRLYVCNGKYIC; encoded by the exons atgacttacggggctagccgacgagtcaa gggccgacTGCTttcagtgattcagggagagatcagcggaaccaccccgatcGGTCTCCATAGTCCACGACCCCGAACTGCGagtgctccacctgaaatccgtgccacctcagattcgtggagtgatgcctttaatcgtctCTACGTTTGCAATGGCAAATATATTTGTTGA
- a CDS encoding hypothetical protein (NECATOR_CHRI.G4087.T1) encodes MRGTVEHCSAYAILAPSARPLADLEYADNIVIFASNIAKLQLVNLVSKLAAAYGHGMQADVGCKLKNDDSYDKDIQQRYAKANSACRRATH; translated from the exons ATGCGAGGAACAGTTGAGCACTGCTCTGCCTATGCTATTTTAGCACCGTCTGCACGTCCCTTGGCGGATCTCGAGTATGCCGACAATatagtaatattcgcttctaaCATCGCGAAGTTACAACTtgttaaccttgtatcgaaattagctgcagcctacggacatggaatgcaagcagatgtgg GTTGTAAGCTGAAGAACGATGACAGCTACGacaaagatattcagcaaagatacgCTAAAGCTAATTCGGCATGTCGGCGTGCAACTCATTGA
- a CDS encoding hypothetical protein (NECATOR_CHRI.G4086.T1) — protein sequence MLRAIISTKFVEEATLVSLMWCFPGAEKGKKESGIKPYWFLVFELVYIIIFIIISVAVHLFGFLKTDEDAVTVHHKIHKEVIAQQEQKFMKQKRENFISPGKSPL from the exons ATGCTGCGCGCTATTATTTCGACTAAGTTTGTTGAAGAAGCAACATTAGTTTCGTTAATGTGGTGCTTCCCCGGCgccgaaaaaggaaaaa agGAATCGGGCATCAAACCTTACTGGTTTTTAGTATTTGAATTAGTGTACATCATCATTTTCATTATAATATCTGTGGCAGTGCACTTATTCGGCTTCCTCAAG ACAGATGAAGATGCTGTTACCGTACATCACAAAATCCATAAAGAAGTAATAGCTCAACAAGAGCAGAAATTTATGAAGCAAAAAAGG gaaaacttCATTAGCCCCGGAAAAAGTCCTCTTTAG
- a CDS encoding hypothetical protein (NECATOR_CHRI.G4090.T1), translating into MIHRYVLLSILLLLPITVTCYKMLLLVSDLSPSQVVFNRRVAETLANAGHDVTMTIFTGVNDSDSKFVDIAKNVKIYRVYSSFGFDKKDYEKEIAKNSFEDPSGGIFRIFEELNMFSAVLEEYCRKAVENREFLEWLTAERFDLAFVDVYNVCHIGLIHYARIPSWIWLSSGPLEDFVAYFMGVPTIPSYMPPTLMESSDHMNFMERTKSLTGHGLTHCFWGKYFADPITTVFRELIDPEFPDVVHIAKRCPLVMVNSNELIELPRPTLAKIVNIGGVGFQLKDAKPLPAEFQRIVDAAENVVVFSFGSIAPSHLIPMSWKIAFIDAFKRFPKYHFIWRYMGTDLQDKIPSNVHTFKWLPQSDLLKNPKTKAFISHGGYNSLMEAITAGVPLITIALFGDQPKNAKLAERFHYSVNIPKQDVNADTIFKALNKLFQDQSYTQQIKRVSEMLKKKPVTSSHLLVSWAEFVAEFKTLDNLVPAGNKLNFFQYYSLDVFAFLLLVTAITLYVSWKFVAFLAVKLCSRLFRSKKEKKA; encoded by the exons ATGATCCATCGTTATGTGCTCCTTTCCATTCTACTGCTGCTACCGATCACTGTTACCTGCTACAAAATGCTGCTTCTCGTCTCTGACCTCTCTCCAAGTCAG GTTGTTTTCAATCGTCGAGTAGCAGAGACGCTGGCGAACGCAGGTCACGATGTTACAATGACAATTTTTACAGGAGTAAATGATTCCGATTCGAAATTCGTGGACATCGCGAAAAATGTCAAAA TCTATCGAGTCTACTCGTCTTTCGGATTCGATAAGAAAGATtatgagaaagaaattgcaaaaaattcatttgag GATCCGTCGGGAGGGATTTTTAGGATATTTGAGGAGTTGAATATGTTTTCGGCGGTGCTTGAAGAGTATTGTCGAA aagcGGTTGAGAATAGAGAATTCCTGGAATGGCTAACAGCGGAGCGATTTGATTTGGCTTTTGTTGACGTCTACAATGTCTGCCATATTGGTTTGATTCATTACGCCAGAATTCCATCGTGGATTTGGTTGAGCAG tGGTCCATTGGAGGATTTTGTCGCCTACTTTATGGGAGTACCAACAATACCTAGCTATATGCCTC CAACACTAATGGAAAGCTCTGACCATATGAATTTTATGGAGAGGACGAAGAGTCTAACTGGACACGGATTAACTCATTGTTTCTGGGGaaa atattTCGCTGATCCCATCACTACTGTGTTTAGAGAATTGATTGATCCCGAGTTTCCTGATGTAGTTCATATTGCAAAGAGATGTCCGCTG GTTATGGTGAATTCAAATGAACTTATTGAACTTCCACGACCAACACTTGCAAAAATTGTAAACATCGGTGGAGTTGGATTTCAGCTAAAAGACGCAAAACCACTACCAGCA GAATTCCAACGAATTGTGGATGCGGCTGAGAATGTGGTGGTATTTTCTTTTGGATCAATAGCGCCTAGCCATTTAATTCCTATGAGTTGGAAAATCGCCTTCATTGATGCATTTAAACGTTTTCCAAAGTATCACTTCATATGGAGATATATGGGAACGGATCTACAAG ataaaattccttcaaatgtCCACACATTTAAATGGTTGCCACAATCAGATCTtctgaaaaatccaaaaacaaaagcattcATATCACATGGAGGGTATAACAGTCTGATG GAAGCAATCACAGCCGGAGTTCCGCTGATTACCATAGCATTATTTGGGGATCAACCTAAGAATGCTAAACTAGCCGAGCGATTCCATTATTCCGTTAACATCCCCAAACAGGATGTCAATGCTGATACGATATTTAAAGctctaaataaattatttcaagaCCAAAG ctATACACAACAAATCAAACGAGTATCAGAaatgctgaagaaaaaaccagtCACTTCCTCTCATCTACTGGTCTCATGGGCTGAATTTGTAGCCGAATTTAAAACGTTGGATAATCTTGTTCCAGCCGGGAACaaactgaattttttccaGTATTATTCTCTTGACgtatttgcttttcttttacttGTCACTGCAATAACTCTGTATGTTTCATGGAAGTTTGTAGCGTTTTTAGCGGTAAAATTATGTTCGAGATTATTCcgatcgaaaaaagaaaagaaagcttga
- a CDS encoding hypothetical protein (NECATOR_CHRI.G4089.T2) produces MNSASDEGSEKRSEQGKECRYDGWKRLAGGDGANRRTDRPTDRLSDDDDDDGDGRTDERTTRRATDRPTDRPTVQARATGDDDDDGPISAEEQQAIHDLRTILPSIECLEDSYILRWLRAKDQRFDETADALKKHVTFRKAWELDSIASWEAPECLEKYCGYGFLSDKDGRPILMSLLGNMDVEGMLKSVASLDYIKFSLAAIEKGLQLCSQKAKQTGRPFEQMMLVFDLDHIGSAHFSCKQFASSFTTLVTLFQEHYPLVLRKILIIRAPEMARIAYASITAILSDPITRLIEMPSEADWKWALAQYVNLDGWPIHWGGNRSENGDPKCPATIRYGMGPVPSDYFVDPKTAMPDYDQLTTVYAGDKHLISIRIKEKSRICWQYMTDDDDIGFAIHFDPSFQANNLTEMETVFPYIRLECTNVPISGHYVAEKAGNYIIEFDNYYSWFSAKQLRYNIEIEEL; encoded by the exons ATGAATAGTGCGTCAGATGAAGGGAGTGAGAAGAGAAGCGAACAAGGAAAAGAGTGTCGCTACGATGGATGGAAGAGGTTGGCGGGGGGAGATGGGGCGAATCGGCgaaccgaccgaccgaccgaccgactgagcgacgacgacgacgacgacggggacggacggacggacgaaCGAACGACCCGCCGagcgaccgaccgaccgaccgaccgaccgaccgtgCAAGCGCGAGCGAcgggcgacgacgacgacgacgg GCCCATCTCCGCCGAGGAACAGCAAGCGATCCATGATTTAAG GACAATTCTTCCATCAATTGAATGTCTGGAAGACTCATACATTCTACGATGGCTTCGAGCTAAGGATCAACGTTTCGATGAGACCGCGGATGCGTTGAAGAAGCACGTGACGTTTCGAAAAGCATGGGAACTTGATTCGATCGCTTCATGGGAAGCACCGGAG tgtttggAAAAGTACTGTGGTTATGGATTCTTGTCCGATAAAGATGGTCGACCAATCCTTATGTCGTTGCTGGGGAATATGGATGTTGAAG GAATGTTGAAGTCAGTGGCATCGTTGGATTACATAAAATTCTCGTTAGCAGCTATCGAGAAGGGTCTACAACTCTGTAGTCAAAAAGCAAAACAG ACGGGACGACCATTCGAGCAAATGATGCTCGTGTTCGATTTGGATCATATTGGATCAGCACATTTTTCATGCAAACAATTTGCAAGTTCATTCACCACCTTGGTCACATTATTTCAAGAACACTATCCACTTGTTTTAAGGAAGATTTTGATAATCAG GGCACCAGAAATGGCACGGATCGCCTACGCCTCCATAACCGCTATTCTCAGTGATCCTATCACAAGGCTGATAGAGATGCCATCAGAG GCAGACTGGAAATGGGCGCTGGCACAGTATGTGAACTTGGACGGTTGGCCAATTCATTGGGGAGGAAATAGGTCGGAAAATGGCGATCCGAAATGCCCAGCTACCATTCG ATATGGTATGGGCCCAGTTCCATCCGACTACTTCGTTGATCCAAAAACAGCTATGCCAGACTATGACCAATTGACTACAGTTTACGCTGGAGACAAACATCTTATCTCCATcagaataaaggaaaagagTCGAATTTG CTGGCAATACATGACTGACGATGACGACATTGGTTTTGCGATTCATTTTGATCCGTCTTTTCAG GCAAACAACCTAACCGAAATGGAAACCGTTTTCCCCTACATACGTCTCGAATGTACAAATGTTCCTATTTCCGGTCACTATGTAGCAGAAAAAGCTGGAAATT ATATCATCGAGTTCGACAACTATTATTCTTGGTTCTCGGCCAAGCAACTACGTTACAATATTGAAATCGAAGAGCTGTAA
- a CDS encoding hypothetical protein (NECATOR_CHRI.G4089.T1), with translation MAVMHAALSPTRPISAEEQQAIHDLRTILPSIECLEDSYILRWLRAKDQRFDETADALKKHVTFRKAWELDSIASWEAPECLEKYCGYGFLSDKDGRPILMSLLGNMDVEGMLKSVASLDYIKFSLAAIEKGLQLCSQKAKQTGRPFEQMMLVFDLDHIGSAHFSCKQFASSFTTLVTLFQEHYPLVLRKILIIRAPEMARIAYASITAILSDPITRLIEMPSEADWKWALAQYVNLDGWPIHWGGNRSENGDPKCPATIRYGMGPVPSDYFVDPKTAMPDYDQLTTVYAGDKHLISIRIKEKSRICWQYMTDDDDIGFAIHFDPSFQANNLTEMETVFPYIRLECTNVPISGHYVAEKAGNYIIEFDNYYSWFSAKQLRYNIEIEEL, from the exons ATGGCAGTAATGCACGCCGCACTGTCGCCGACTAGGCCCATCTCCGCCGAGGAACAGCAAGCGATCCATGATTTAAG GACAATTCTTCCATCAATTGAATGTCTGGAAGACTCATACATTCTACGATGGCTTCGAGCTAAGGATCAACGTTTCGATGAGACCGCGGATGCGTTGAAGAAGCACGTGACGTTTCGAAAAGCATGGGAACTTGATTCGATCGCTTCATGGGAAGCACCGGAG tgtttggAAAAGTACTGTGGTTATGGATTCTTGTCCGATAAAGATGGTCGACCAATCCTTATGTCGTTGCTGGGGAATATGGATGTTGAAG GAATGTTGAAGTCAGTGGCATCGTTGGATTACATAAAATTCTCGTTAGCAGCTATCGAGAAGGGTCTACAACTCTGTAGTCAAAAAGCAAAACAG ACGGGACGACCATTCGAGCAAATGATGCTCGTGTTCGATTTGGATCATATTGGATCAGCACATTTTTCATGCAAACAATTTGCAAGTTCATTCACCACCTTGGTCACATTATTTCAAGAACACTATCCACTTGTTTTAAGGAAGATTTTGATAATCAG GGCACCAGAAATGGCACGGATCGCCTACGCCTCCATAACCGCTATTCTCAGTGATCCTATCACAAGGCTGATAGAGATGCCATCAGAG GCAGACTGGAAATGGGCGCTGGCACAGTATGTGAACTTGGACGGTTGGCCAATTCATTGGGGAGGAAATAGGTCGGAAAATGGCGATCCGAAATGCCCAGCTACCATTCG ATATGGTATGGGCCCAGTTCCATCCGACTACTTCGTTGATCCAAAAACAGCTATGCCAGACTATGACCAATTGACTACAGTTTACGCTGGAGACAAACATCTTATCTCCATcagaataaaggaaaagagTCGAATTTG CTGGCAATACATGACTGACGATGACGACATTGGTTTTGCGATTCATTTTGATCCGTCTTTTCAG GCAAACAACCTAACCGAAATGGAAACCGTTTTCCCCTACATACGTCTCGAATGTACAAATGTTCCTATTTCCGGTCACTATGTAGCAGAAAAAGCTGGAAATT ATATCATCGAGTTCGACAACTATTATTCTTGGTTCTCGGCCAAGCAACTACGTTACAATATTGAAATCGAAGAGCTGTAA
- a CDS encoding hypothetical protein (NECATOR_CHRI.G4088.T1) — protein MLLQHLIFWTILLTLNLVINCKKARQSAGKGAAPPSKEKKTDKTDKNKESGKETDKDKDKDKEKDKDKDNDKDKEKDKDKGKEKKEGSDKTEKVEKKEDKKEEEGDDEDKEREERKKRRKDKEDKAKKEREVMIKEALDKGNLRPADDNETINECVSDWNGPVAKRKI, from the exons ATGTTACTACAACACCTTATATTTTGGACAATACTTCTTACTTTAAACCTCGTAATAAACTGCA AAAAGGCACGACAATCCGCAGGTAAAGGAGCAG caCCACCctctaaagagaaaaaaacggataAGACGGATAAGAATAAG GAATCAGGAAAAGAAACTGACAAGGATAAAGACAAAGATAAAGagaaggataaggataaagataATGATAAAGACAAGGAAAAAGATAAGGACAAaggcaaagagaaaaag GAAGGATCTgataaaactgaaaaagtagagaagaaagaagataaaaaagaggaagaagga GATGACGAAGATAAGGAgcgagaagaaagaaagaaacgaaggAAGGACAAAGAGGACAAGgcaaagaaggaaagagaagTTATGATTAAGGAAGCACTCGACAAAG GTAATTTGCGTCCTGCTGATGACAACGAGACAATCAACGAATGTGTTAGCGACTGGAATGGGCCGGTGGCAAAACGAAAGATCTAA
- a CDS encoding hypothetical protein (NECATOR_CHRI.G4086.T2), whose product MSESSDSEESGIKPYWFLVFELVYIIIFIIISVAVHLFGFLKTDEDAVTVHHKIHKEVIAQQEQKFMKQKRENFISPGKSPL is encoded by the exons ATGTCTGAATCCTCTGATTCGG agGAATCGGGCATCAAACCTTACTGGTTTTTAGTATTTGAATTAGTGTACATCATCATTTTCATTATAATATCTGTGGCAGTGCACTTATTCGGCTTCCTCAAG ACAGATGAAGATGCTGTTACCGTACATCACAAAATCCATAAAGAAGTAATAGCTCAACAAGAGCAGAAATTTATGAAGCAAAAAAGG gaaaacttCATTAGCCCCGGAAAAAGTCCTCTTTAG